AGAATCCTTGAAAATAACAGGAACACTGATTTAAAGctattaaaatatcattgattgtaTATGGGAGAGTAATTTCACATGTCACAGAGACATTACAGACCTcactttactatagtgaggtccatgttataatgacagtgtacgattgacaatactgttgctgtccttttctatcatacaacaaaacagatagcgctacctctctctagctttgcaatgttgtcagtttgccagaatagtttccatttttaattttgacagtgactgtacaaaagtaaacaattcattattagtcgccattttttcttcattttatcaaaatacttgagtacacaagtcctataattgatttaaaatttatttttgaaacaatgaaataatttttagacattaacttatgagaaacacaaattaaaatacctgaaatgacattttaaaagttgataactaaccatcttagttagacttcatccatgcttcagttagcctacacgtataggttgttagacctactcgtaccggtataaatacaattgaaaggttatttcagaatattatttccattgaaattatttatttttaataggaattctatttttctcttatttttaaaagaaattggaatagaataccaaccaaataactcaatttctgttgttttgaaattcagattgttgtatcacagctttttaaattagccgccatttcaggtttgtataaaaataaaaatctaatctcagttatgaaagcaaattttcgaatcaaattatggaaaaaaaatcttgattaatttgacatttaataattgatcatttaattgtacattatattcaattatacattTAATTGATCATCCCCatttaatcaaggaaatgataattattattagatcaaatttaatggaattaattgagtaacagctgtgtacactcagtggcaaaatggagagacttggaaacgtttttctcctatctttcttcactgccattataacaacgtggacctcactatagtaaaaaaatacaaatagacTCTAGATAAAGGTAAAAACCAAATTTCGAAGCTATTCGTAGCTGAGTGAgacatctaaaggtgcgtacagatttacgcgccccGAACATGAGCAAaccacttttaatcagctgatgccaagctctttatatctgtattttatcgtttctgtaaaaatacagataggctataatcagctgattaaaagtgaattgctcatgttcgcggcgcttatatctgtacgcacctttatatattTAAATGGTGTCCTCATTCGAAGCTGGTCGCCCAGAACAAAATTGGGAAAGAAATTGTAATGTTTATGTTTCCTGTTTGTCTGCTTCGTACACTGCTAACCACGCTTACTTACTAATATCCCCTACCCTAATACCCTACCTACAAAtatagctatagtgaggtccacgttataatggcagtgaagaaagataggagaacaacgttgccaagtctctccattttgccactgactgtacacaactggtactcaattcatcccattaagtttgatctaataaaaattatcatttccttgataaaataatcaatttaatgtcaaatcaaTCAAGAGTATAtagtttttcataatttgattcaaaaatttgcttcaataactgagatcagattttatttttatacaaacctgaaatggcggctattttaaaaagctgtgatacaccaatctgtatatcaaaacaacagaaattaagttatttggtaggtattctattccaatttcttttaaaaataagagaaaaatagaaatcctattaaaaataagtaatctcaatgtaaataattctgaaataacctttcaatattatttataccggtacaagtaggtctaacctacacgtgtaggctaactaaagcatggatgaagtctaggatggttagttatctacttttaaaatgtcatttcaggtattttaaattgtgtttctcatacggtaatgtctaaaaattatttaattgattcaaaaatacattttaaatcaattatacgacttgtgtattaaagtattttgatagaatgaagaaacaaaatggcggctgagaattgtttgtccacttttgtacagtcactgtcaaaagttaaaataaaatattctggaaaactgacaacatcgcAAAGCTAGAgggagatagcgccatctgttttgttgtatggtagaaaaggacagcaacagtattgtcaatcgtacactgccattataacgtggacctgactataggcTTTTTCTCAAATAATCTGCTGTTATGGCTTTCTAGATAATCGGCTCTATGtcttgtattgtaatattatgaatattaaaatttttggtTATATTGCTCATTTTTACATACAAGATAGTTTCTTGTCATACTATGTATGACTTGCATTGATGTACGAAGCAGATTAGAGTTTGGTGGGGATTATAAGCGATTCAGATCTGTGAAAGTCGCCCCCTTACCACCTATCTCTGTCATATATGAGATCGAAAGTTGAGAAAAAATGGCCCTCGTATACGATTATTGTCAATGTTTGCTGATAAAATGAATTTCTGTGTTACCTTTCGCAAAGCTGTGTAGGCCGAGAACTTCTTCTCAGCTTCAGTGATAGCCCTGGCCTTCGATCTGATCACTGGCTTCTTGATTGGCATGAGTGGAGTCTTCAGTTGAACAGCCATCTTTCTCTGTTCCTCCTGGGGTAGAAAATAATCACAAATTAATACAACAtccagaaaaaaatcaataggaCGCAAGTCACACACATATAACAATCAagagaatgaaaagttttcttaACAGTAAATTATGTGGTCCAGTGTTTTCTGCTCCAAAAAGAAAGAAACGCATAGCTTTCAatctcaaaaacattgaaacagAAGTTAATTTTCGACAGACACCAACTCGGCAGCTCAAAACATACTACCAAGTAACAATCTGTCGATGAAAGCATTATTGCAATTAATTTtcgaaaataaattagaaacaaataaacaaactAACTGGGAgatataacaattattattgagtaaTAAGGCTCTTATTGTAGCCCACCAAGAAtaattcatagaataataattgttattgtgTGTACGAATAGCAATAGCTAAGCTAATCCTGAGtagattatatattattcaaaagatttatgattattcactcaaacttcggttttgcaggcAACGCCTGTGTTACAGTGGACTCCGGTTACAACGTGGTTGCAGGGGCCATCCGATTCTGAGCTTTATAGCCGGATTAGCGCTATAACAAGAGTTGCCATTTATCAACAGTGGAAATTGGTTCTTTCTAAGACAATCAAGCACTAAACAGCTATTTAAATCACTATGCAATTCCTATATCTTACTTTCTAGAATGaatcattgattttttcaatttttccagaaTTTAGAAATTTTCTGCCTATACACTTTGTTCTTGAAATATCATACAAACCCCGGCTTTCTTGTTTGCTGTATACTTGAACGGCAATTTTTGACAGATTTTGAAACATCGAGgatttcatgatttttcaatCACTAGAATTACTCGTTTTTCAGTTCCTGTATAACAAAGTTCCTGTTCAGTTCCTGTCTTTTCAGTTACAAATTCTTATACAGTGATGCCCTCTTTTGACAACTTCCCACTAATACACTTCTCTCCTCTGGAATACATGTAATTATATAGGATATTGGTCGGACCTGTCATAAAATAGCGCTACAACCGGATTAGCGCTCTAACCGGAGGCGTTGAAACCGGAGTCCACTATATTTTGATTGGCAAAGTTATTATTTTGCTTCACTTTGCATGAACaactttacattatttttattattatggcgaaataaaaatttgatgtgATTTAATGACTTTGAAAGATAATAATTCTCATTCAATGTTGAATTTGACTCAAAACTACATCCTCCAGTCTAATTATAGCCATGTTTGATATAAATCTCATTACAGAGTACATAGTATGTACAAGATACTAAAAATGACTTTGACATTTCTAACAAAGAAAATTATCATCAGATTCGAACTGAAAAAAGGACTGGAGTCCCACTTTCAAAAAGTGGATATCAATTGTTTTGCATTAGAATTGTCTtcattctctttattttatcttcatttctttttatttttatcaacatAAATTTTCTCCATGCAGTTATCATCAGTTGTTCAACATTCTTAATTAATGTTTTCTGTCTCACAAAGTCCTGATAATGTATATCAACCCAAATGTAAAACAGAAGTTACTTTCTGACAGACACCATCTTGACAGCTAAATACCACTGACAAGAAACAATCTGTCAACAGAAACTATAAAAATATGTGAAATGTTgtcattaaaacatttatagtTTATCATTAAATTTTCTGAATCACTGTTTTCTGTCTCACAAAGTCCTGATAATTTATATCAATCCAAATGTAAAACAGAAGTTACTTTCTGACAGACACCATCTCGACAGCTGAATACCACTGACAAGAAACAATCTGTCAACAGAAAGAGgaaattggaagaaaaacaagttttgaaaaatgaattttgattgatgatcaattatttttaactGTAAATTTGTAGGGCACTACTCACACTATCGCGAGTATCAGTATTTCAGACTCTTCAACTTGACTAATTTAAAATTGAGTGATTAAAGGATAATTTAAATCAAACAGTTTTAATAGCATAGGATGAAAAGTTTTACAACTTTCTTCAACGTGTTCTTGTTCATATTTACGCTATTCCACTGAAAATCCTAACCTCACTTTCTGAACGCATAGTATACTCAAGTcgcatttatcaatttatttaaaataaataaataatcgtaCGAATTGAGTCGCGGTAGTGTAAGAAGATCCAAGGTTTTGAAAGATTGGTGAGCCAAAAATTGTAAACATATTGAATGTGAATATGTACAAGTGCATGTCGAAtcaagcctggttttcactagtatagataatggtcgagtaactggcatactaactctaccgagctaactctactctactaacttggtcgagtaactgtttccaatacaattgagaatagtaggtaaagcgTGTTGTCTAGtcaacagaactaaccttaaaatgtcaatactttttaataaattaacactcattaacactttttaataaattaatcatttttaataaataacaatacttctcaaacttgatagcctacggcacgactATACTAGCTCGAggctgttttcattagcatagtagtggtagagtagagtgagaagcggtggtggagGAGGTCAAGTGGtagaataatatcatagagaaacagcGGAAGTAGCggaagtagatatcccatggtatagggcgttcatgttgcaacttttactgttatctcaagccgattagtgtcgattattactgttttgagcGGGAaagagtgtatgaatggcacaatatgagagactaccagcgtcatagagcttcacgggaaagaactacctACGTggtctatcggcttgagataacagtaaaagttgcgacataaacgcaaAAATGGATCAGATGTTTTGACGTTTAgaattttaacatgagtataatttgttgatttaagttaaatttttaatatttttgtgattgtgaaggaagatttttgtttggatttgtattttgaaattaattcatctgataaattcaaaattattgtagcacatacattttttggactcaaaatagtgtgtgaattaagttatcatttacataacctctagacagtgtattccaaattagggtttaaagcagttttgggcaaatgcctgttgtttttacctgcatattcattgtctatgaataaatgaaatgaaacgccctataccatgggatatctacttaagctattgtttctctatagtaATATCCCACGGTGCAATCCCACTCtgctctactaaaaactagtactctaccatgactctactctaccatgaacaTTTTAATTGGGAGAGTTTACAAGATAGTAATTAGTACTtacccagggaactctaccactaactccactaatgaaaaagatgaaaaccaggctttatgCATGAGCCAAAaaacaaaatgtggaaagtgGCATTggaacacgttgtgacttgcatgcagctgctcacactgaacgcaaccagcaagtgcacgctgGTGAGTGTTACTATTGCTCTTTCCACATTTTATTTCTCATCTGCACgtttggtcatgcataaccaagcgtgcacttgcacataaacgcatccaaggtctataaatacagatcatgacactcgtgttccttatggagcggccattatatggggtctttatggcggtccatttgaaatattccaattatgcattatgttttttaaaaacattattctggttcagataatatgtcaattcaggttttcaattttttaataatgaaatttcaataataaattgttcaataattattaattttcttattattaaaaattgttctcattcttgtaacttgttatgattcataaggcattgggacaaaagactaacctcaaaaagagtttgaagttcctaatctaaaaatcaacatttcagttcctagttggaatctaaatattattattctgttggaagaatttattttacaatacaaAGCCAAGTAATATTCCtcgaacaatataacaaaataacacatcatttgttcaatctatactagtagttctgtgaacagtagaactcacgcagtattctcttccacaagtacctgattgaaactatagacctcatgtaaatacagcaatagactggcttctccacacatctgtgtaatcacttgtcagctgatttatgatgaataattattctatattctgattttcactctaatattggcgtatgaaggaggctcctttttccttttatattatccttgaaatgcaaaatttcaaaaaaccttgtacggtatatacgtcgacgcgcaaaattaaaaaaggaacatacctgtcaaatttcatgaaaatctatcaccgcgtttcgccgtaaatgcgcaacatataaacataaagagaaatgccaaaccgtcgacttgaatcttagacctcacttcgctcggtcaatgaataacagctgataaatttgaaaattggtgaactagaaccccatgaaatggcgattttgcaatgcatcacggaattgtgtcatgacctgtatttatagaccttgtagGCATCCACTGTGATCACACTCAAAGTTATTATACTACATTCACATTacatcacaatatcaaattaatgattgggagagaatcaaaaggataaacccaaaactgtttctctcccaaattttgataaaactaGTCCAAGTGAGGTTATAAAAACACTTTTatatagatcacaaaaattgtTGTAAAAGATTGATTGTAAATTTGAAAGCTTGCTGCTGCACTTACGGTTGCTTCACCCTTCTTGGGTGCCTTGTCCTTCTTGAGCTTCTTGTTGGGGTGTGTGGGGAAGAGGATGAGCTTGGACTGGTACTCCTTGAGCCTCTGCACGTTCTGCTGTAGGGACTCCACCGACTTGTTTCGTCTCCTCACATCCACGGCGATGCCAATTGAACGAGCGAATCCTCTGCTCAGTCCGGCTCCCTACATATACACACATGCGCATACGTTACAACTGAATTGCAACACAGTAATGAAAGTAGACATAGTAAAATAGACACAAGAgtctagtttttattcaatcgacccaTTATCTATACTATAGTAGAAGAAATAACTggcgtacgggataggaaaattatgtttgacttACCGTAACATACCGTAATATTCaaacatatgtagaaaaattagatattcatcttttaaattttaccaagttaacagaattcttaataagaaccacctgaaaatgatgtaacctatcatgctctagtcaagtcaattctgcaatatgacatagttgtttggggaggctgtttcaactgtcatattgctgagttatttgtagcacaaaaactgataattacaactatattaagcaaacccaggttCTATCCAACGGTTATGGTTTTTGGTGATTTTGAGGttatgactatacgtcaattatacataaaaaccgaaattgagtacttcataaaatatagatccgattttcctctcacattaAACTCTACActtgattattataatctaagggccactgctaacaaatatgtaacctataacactaatattgaatgtataaggaggcagttgaTTTACAttggtactaaaataataaacctcattccaaatcactttctcatggacaataagatcagcggaaaaaataaactggatataaaaaactggacatacagtaatttcttcttccatttggatatatgactcgagatttctgctccagcactgtttttttcattagttttttttttcatttttcagtggactcgcttacctttattttgtgtacctattcctctgttttcttccttcccgcatgtctcccttcccttttttcctcatcacttctctcttctcttctttgcctgcccattacatgggaaaccatagttggctaggtatcttactctctttttttctcttctccaacactcCCAGCcacatcacgtctgaactactggactgattaacttgaaattttccatacAGATTCTTAACACTAAAACGTATAATGATTCTTCCAACCACCAACCGTATCACCCGGTCTCTCAGACCGGAGGTTTATTTTCATGGTATAACATTAGTTTTTTTTGCAATTTCATAGATTCttatacttttttatgtataatttgttCAGAGAAATGTTAGGATAACAAGAAACTTATTTCAAGGAACACTTTTTCattatcttcattttattaaaaattcaaaattgagattgaacttaagaatgtaattaattttattgataacaaCCTATTTACAAGTACTTATTGTTGCAATAAATAGCAAGTGCTCACTCAATTTGTCATAGCAAATGAAGTTAATAAGGTTGATGCAATTCGTAATTCAAGAGAACATAAAATAGTTCTAACAAAAAAAAGTTCTATGACCTAGCTCTTACTaaaaaacaaaatcaactcGAGAGTAATGTGAGTTCTGAAAATCTAACTACTTTGTCTTGATCCATTCACTTAAATCCGCATCAATGATACGGAGGTCACTATCATGAGCTATTAAAAAAGTTGCATAAAGCGTATCCTCCGGTATCACAGACCGGGAATACCGGGATTGATGAAACACTAACTGTATCATCCGGTACGAGAGACCGTAGCGTTAGCAATAAACTGAGGCTGTATTCGGAATGACTCTACTAATCACTCTGAAACGACTAGTAATTGTTCTCTGTTATTCATTGAACAGCTACTGAGTGGGAGGAGAAAGTCagatgtattcatttatttatattttttacaaagaagcactgatcgggagagaaaaactaaggatactccttgtactatttctctcccaaatttagataggtaacattttaaaagtccaaaatagggttatgatttcactttactaaaaattagtccattttcactcaaaagcAACGAAgactaagatttttaaatttttacggTATTAATAATGCAATGCAACATTTTGGTACTGGTCTCAGAGACCGGTGATACGGTTAAAGTGTTAATTACCGAggataggcctattttcaatactTCAAGATttaattacgtcaagttttcaagttGTATGGAAACAGCTGAGCATTTGTATTAAAAGGGAAATTAAAAGATAgaaatgattggggatcctactcggATAAAAATCACTGATTTTCTGTCTcatcaaaattttggtccgccttcttggaaccgccattttgaatgcaaattcaTTTCTTTAaattggaaggtggtcatatgattcatgatttcgatacggaattgcaagagaaaatgaatggtgaaaaccgcacatcgatctcaaaccgttcaatagttattctcattcaaagatactgataatcATCCATCTGTCTATCATCTTTTACTATGATAAAGGAATGAACTGGTTTTTATACACGTACAATATAGGAAAAGTTTTAAAGCCTAATAGCCATAGactctacatgaaatttgcaacaaaaaaattACCAGTAGAACTTTTTTATATCGACTTTACTTTTCGAGATacatagatttttcgatatttttgagaAACCTCAATAACTAGAATACTAtaagtcaaaatctaattctaagaaTATGACTGTATagaggaagaaatttcaatCTAACTTGATCCcttgtttttgaactttttatgagcgttcaaagtgtttgaaatttggctttgaactctaCGAATGTacgtttttttaaatttgagcgatcaaaaaaattgaaaaacgtCAAAGGAACAAATAATATGAATCTTATTCTTTTATTTACTTTCTTTTTCCAACCATATCATCAGTATTAGATTTTgatttatagttttatatttattgacgtttttcgaaaaaataaataatttttaaattaggCCTACGTCTTGGAGACTCCAGTATGGAATATAAGTCAGATTGAAAGAAATACAGTATagatatatctcgaaaaataaggtcgtaataaaaatttttactgatcattttttgttgcaaatttaatgTAAGCTAAAATCTATGGCCCAAGGTCGGCTGTTAGACCTTTCATGGGACActgaataatttttcatcaaattgcCGGAAGAGTGCGCTATAGTGCAAGTAGCtaacattgtttttttttcaattttttgttctaaTTACAATCTAGAGTGGTTTACCTTGACTTCGTCCAAAGTGAATCCTCTTCCCATGCGGACCTTGGTGTGGTACCTGATGCTGGGACAGCGCACAATCGGCCTCAGTGGACCTTTGACCGGGCGAGGAGCGATCGCCTTTGCTTTCTTGATGCGGTTCTGTCTCCTCCTAAACTTTCTCGCCGGCTGGTTGAACCACGTTTTCACATACCGCTGCCAATCCTTGTGGAAATGGGCATTTGGTATCATATTATTGCCCTTCGGCGCCATTTTTTAGCTGCAACACAAACAAATTTTTCAGTGAGCTACTAAGACTTTAAGCTAtataaattttccaaaataataaCTAAAAGGAAACTACAgtgtccacgttaaaatggcagtggagaaagataggctAGGTGAAAAGcgctgccgattctctgcctgcCACTgccttttaaaaaatatatcatacCGACATCATAAAGGTAGAGATACAACCTGGTATTATAGGCTAAATCCagctttataataaaaattcagtTTACATAATAATCAAGTTTGGAGCAAACTTCAATATTGTGTAGCACTAACGATGCCTTCTATTTTGAGCTCTGTTTTAATGACAACTCTCCTTTCCTAGGATCGTGACGAGGACACCGGAAGTAAGAAGTAAGCTCTCTAAATCTTTTCTCATTCAATAGTTTAAATGATCAGCAATAACGTTactgatataaaaattccaatAGGCCTAAATGGTAATTTACATTTTCCAATTGATGATTGAcgctattataataatttctatctaCATTATGAAAGCACcaatcacaattttatttttatctagcTTTTGCTTGTAGCCTAGTGTTTTAAGGAAATCTAAGATAAAGTTTTAGTGTTTTACTTTAAGTTATAGCGTACGTGATAGTTACTAGgctaatacaaaataatactgtCAGTCAAACTTTGAGACCAGAAAATAGCTTGTAATTCAAGATTCTAATTCAGCTAGTTTTGAAAGATTAATAattttagaataagataaaaaatatagaacaTTATTAATTTAAAGGAATTAAGCATGGTATTTAGGTTATGCTGAAATCAAACCTAACcaacaaacaaaacttttcaaattgaaataacacAATTTTCTAAAACAAAGCCTATTCAACTCAGCAAGAtgatttgaataacaaaattagTTGATTGAATAGTTATtatctataaataaattgattttgttaCATGGAAATAAGAAATGTTAATTCCAGTCAAGCTTTGTTGGTAATAGGTTATCAAATAGTTGTCAAATTATCACTTAAATACCAATTGACACACAAAACAATATTTTgcagtattgaaaaattattataaatattatttgttgtgaAATTTACCTTTTAGATGCACGGATTCCAATTATAAATTCAGATAAAAATTAACAAACTCCACGTTGAAATTGGTCCAACAAATGGCACCGGAACGAAGACCAAGCAGATTTACCAACTCAACTATCACTCTTCATTCAGAAAATTATGTAGTGATTATTTTATTGCATTTACTCTGATTGAATTCAATagaaatgaatcaatgacattttaattatataataacaACGAGTCATTGTCAagttttacaattttattgtgATGGATAAACTGCCAGAAAGGCATGGCTTAAAAGGCGGTAGATTTAAAAATAGCTGGATTTCAAACTGCGTCAAAAGTCGCAGTTACAAAAGTATCATGCAATAGGAAGATTTTAATTGAAGAATTATTTTGGATGCTACTATGAGTGAGAAACTTTATTTTCACATTGTATTCTATAGAAAGAATTTTACAACAGTTAAACTTGACTTAATATACTTCTTCAGTCAACGGTCATGTGTTTGATTGAATATTGAcattattcatgacatttgcgcccagACTATTTATTATTAGACTTCAACCTCTTGAAAAgggtttcaaaagataagtttTTCACATTATTTAATGAGGAATAgatctattttattcataatatttagcTAAATGCCAACGTGGAGCACTAGCCCgcgttataatattatatctgaATATTCAGAATGTTatctgaataataaaaaagattaatttctgaatcaatattattgatttaaggAATCTAAAAAGAGGTTGCATTTCTTCAGCACATTCAAACACAGATATTTCTAATCCCAAATTAATGATtagaattattctattattagacTTTAACCTCTTGTAGAGGGTTCCAAAAGATAAGTTTTTCACATTATTTAATGagtaatagaaatattttattcataatatttagcTAAATGCCAAGTTGGAGCACCAATCAGCGTTATTCGCCAATA
The sequence above is drawn from the Nilaparvata lugens isolate BPH chromosome 2, ASM1435652v1, whole genome shotgun sequence genome and encodes:
- the LOC120350079 gene encoding 60S ribosomal protein L13-like produces the protein MAPKGNNMIPNAHFHKDWQRYVKTWFNQPARKFRRRQNRIKKAKAIAPRPVKGPLRPIVRCPSIRYHTKVRMGRGFTLDEVKGAGLSRGFARSIGIAVDVRRRNKSVESLQQNVQRLKEYQSKLILFPTHPNKKLKKDKAPKKGEATEEQRKMAVQLKTPLMPIKKPVIRSKARAITEAEKKFSAYTALRKARADQRLVGVRAKKAKEAAENPEDVTKVKAAKAAKAKK